From the Paraflavitalea soli genome, the window ATCCTGGTAAGTAGCGCTGATCCACCCGGCCATCTCGAGGTAAGACTTCAGGGGCTGACCTGTAGGATCGATGCCCAGACTCTCAATCTTGTTTTTGTTGAACGCAATGTTGAAGTTGGCATTCCAGGTAAAATCCTTTGTATTCATGATGTTGCCGGCCAACTGAAATTCAATACCCCTGTTGGAGGTTTTACCCACATTCTGGTATTGGGTAGAGTAACCACTTGTTTGCGGGATCTTGGCTTTCAGCAGCAGGTCTTTCGTGCTATTGTAATAAACATCAACCGATGCAGTAAGCCTGTTGTTGAGCAGGGAGAAGTCCAACCCAAGGTTGCGGGAGATGGTAGTTTCCCATTTGAGGTTAATATTGGCCAGTTCGGCAGCGGTAAAACCTGGTATCACCGACTCATTGAATGCATAACCATCGTTGCTGTTGGCAGCAAACATGGTCTTATACAGGTCAGTGGGGATACGGTTGTTACCGGAAGAGCCCAGGCTGAACCGGAGTTTCATATCGGAGAAGAAGCTCATATTCTCCATAAACTTCTCTTCAGATAATTTCCAGGCCAATGACATGGACGGAAAGACCGCATTGCGGTTTTGCTCAGCAAATTTGGAACTGCCATCGCGCCTTACCGTAAAGTTGGCAATGTATTTTCCATTCCAGGAATAGTTAACACGCCCAAAGAATGAGAGCAATCTTTCTTCCGCCTGCGAGGTAGTAGGCGCATCCTGTATCAGCAAATTGGGAGGAGTAGCTTTTTGAATACCTGCAAAAGCCTGCTCGGGAGTAATATCCACCGGCAGCCATTTGGTGGTAATATTCGTATTGTTGGACTTTTGCTGCCAGATCTCCTGACCTGCCATGAGATCCAAACTATGGCCGCCTTCCAATTTCAGTTTATAGCTCACTGTATTGGAGTTCGTAAGCGAGAACACATCTCCTTCTCCAATCTGTACCACGGGCATATTCGCATTTTGGCGGGCGATGCTGGTGGCCACGCCATTGAAATTGTTGGTCTTCCTGGAAGTTTGGTTGATACCCAATACCGTTTTGAAGGTAAGTCCTTTAATGATCTCGAGGCTTGCATAGCCATTAACGATGATATCGTTGCGGTAATCATAGCGCAACTCCTGGTTGGCCAATATCACCGGGCTGGTCAGGTTGGTGAGATTGGCATAATCGGGATCAAACTCATCTACCTGTGATTCCAGTCCTGGCGCCACAAATGGCCGGAAACGTACGGCATTGCGCAAGCGGTTGGTGCTTTGTGTACCCGTATTGGAGGTACCTACCCCATCCACCCGCTGGCGGCTATAACGTGCATTGACACCCACCCGCAGACGATCGGTAACTTTATGATCGAGTTTGAGCGCAGCCAGGGTACGTACAAACCCCGAGTTGAGCATAATGCCTTCCTCATTGGTATGATTGAGGTTGAAATTGAAGGTAGTGTTCTTGTCGCCGCCTGTAAGACCCAATACATGAGTATGGTTGAAGGCATTCTGTCCGAATACTGCATCCTGCCAGTCGGTAAATGGCATTTTCTTATAAAGCTCTATATCCTCCCAACGACCATAATTATCACGGAAAGTATTTTTGGTTTCCTGGTTGGTATTGTAGTTGTATATCTGGTATTGATACTTTACATAGTCGTAAGGGCTCATTACCGCCAGTTTATTGACGATGTTGCGCATCCCGGCATAGCCATTATAGGTTACCTGCGTTTTCATGGCTTTTCCTCCTTTGGTAGTAATGATCACTACCCCGTTGGCGCCCCTGGCTCCATATATAGCAGTAGAAGCCGCATCTTTCAGTACATCGATGGTCTCGATTTCCTGGGGAGAGAGCAGGGAAAGGGCATTCTCTACCTGGATGCCATCCACGATATACAAGGGAGAATTATCCTGTGTGATGGAATTACCACCCCGTACACGCACTTGTATGTCGGCTCCGGGCTTTCCTTCGGTGGTGATCACCTGCACTCCTGCCAGGCGGCCGGTAATGGCCTCTGCAGCGGAACTAAGTGGAATGTCTTTAAGATCACGGCCACTGACAGAAGAAACGGAACCGGTTACATCTCTTCTGCGTATCGTTTGGTAACCGATCACCACTACATCATCAAGACTTGAATTGCTTTTTGACAGTTTGATGGTCAGTGGGGTATTGCTGTTGGCAGGAACAGTAATAGAGGTATATCCTGTAAAACTAATTACCAGGGATATATTGCCATTATCGGAAGTGATGAGGGTAAAATTTCCTTCAGCATCGGTCTGCGTGCCTTTGGTAGCACCTTTGATCATAACACTAACGGCTGCAAGAGGCACATTGCTATCGTCGGTTACCTTTCCTTTGATCTGCCGGGTTTGTGCCGTCAGGTGGAGGGAAACAGCAGCCAATACCAATAGCATCAGTAGTCTTTTCATATAGCAGTTTTTTAATGTAAATGGGCGAGGTTAGGGTTTATAATAATATATCAGCAGGTTATGGAAGCATTCATTCCCGTTGATAAATGTCAAAATGAATACTAAAAGTGTTAAACTGACAGGATTGTAGGCACGCAGGAAGGCATGCACTATGAGAAAGGATCATCTTCGGCATAGCAAGCAATTTATTAGTTAGCAAATAGCACAACAATTGTATACAGATTTTCAGGAATGCCGAAGAGTTTAAAACCTTTTATTTACGCAATCGTTCCCGGCAACGATGGCGTAGTGTCAAAATGACAAGTGAATGTTTTACAAGGCTCTGCGAGAAAAACTGTATCTTGGTGACCATCGTAAAATGGCATCTCCAATAAATCAATGGCCGGCATATGAAATTTGAAGCAGTTACTATTAAAGATATTGCCAAAGCACTCGGAATATCTACTTCCACTGTTTCAAGGGCCCTGCGTGATAGTTATGAAATAAGCCCGGAAACCAAGCAGTTAGTGCTGGATTGTGCCGAAAAGCTGAATTATCGCCCCAATCCCATAGCCCTCAGTCTAAAGGAAAAACGTAGCCGTTCTATTGGCGTGGTAGTGTGTGAAATAGCCAATAGCTTCTTTTCGCAGATCATTAATGGCATAGAATCCATTTCGTATGACCGTGGTTATAACGTCATTATATCCCAAAGCCATGAATCATATGAAAGGGAAGTGATGGACCTCCGTTACCTGGCCTCCCGGTCGGTAGATGGACTGTTGATCTCCGTTTCTACGGAAACGAACGATATCAGTCACCTCAAAGCGCTGCATGAAAAAGGGCTGCCCATTGTCTTCTTTGATCGTATTACAGAAGAGATCAATACCCATAGCGTAATTGTAGATAATTTTAAAGGGGCTTATGAAGCCACGGAACATTTGGTTCAAAATGGCTATAAGCGTATTGCAGCCATTGCCAACTCAGAATTCCTGTCCATTACCACCGAAAGGCTGGCCGGCTACCGGGAGGCGTTGTTGAGTAATGGTCTCCCCCCCGATGATGCTTATATTAAACATTGTTTCTATGGAGGTATGATCTTCTCTGAAATAGAAGAGGCAGTGAACAGGCTGTTTACACTGAAACAAAAGCCCGATGCCATTGTAACAATGGCCGATAAACTGACAAGCGGCTGCCTCAAAACACTTAAAAGACGCGGCCTCACCGTACCCGACGATATTGCCCTGGTAGGGTTTTCCAATTCAGATATCGCAGAACTGATCAGCCCACCCCTCACGGTAGTACGGCAGCCAGCCTATGAGATAGGCCGCGATGCCACCGAACTATTGCTGCAACTGATAGAAAGCAAACGGCCCGTCAAACAATTCGAAAAAAGAACCCTCACGCCTGAATTGCAGGTAAGAGAATCATCATTCCCAAAGAAATAAGCTGAAAGCTTTGCCCTGCGCATTGTAAGCTGCAACCCACGCATTGACATTGATCTTATATACTGCGGTGGTATCACAAATTGTGATACCACCGCTCACTTTAGCAATGTATTCAATTAATTTTCAATCATTTACCTACACACATGCGAATATTAAATATATTTTCTTTATATTGTTGCCCTCTTCATATATCAGTGTGTCCCCAACCGACAGGCTTTGTTTAGCAGCAAAAAACAAACAATTCATTTAAACGGTAGTAATGGCAAAGTCAACGTCGAAAGTTGTTATTCCTGAAGAAGGAATTATTAAAAAGATCCTCGTATTACGCGGTGAAAGAGTAATACTTGATTTTCATATTGCAGAGATCTTTGGAGTGGAAACAAGGGCACTGAAACAGGCAGTCAAGCGCAATATGGACCGCTTCCCCAAAGACTTTATGTTCAGGCTTACCAAGAAAGAAATGGAAAGTGTGGTATCACAAAATGTGATACCACATATAAAGTACCTGGGAGGAGCTACTCCTTTTGCTTTCACAGAGACAGGTGTAGCCATGCTTTCAGGTGTCTTGAAAAGTGAAAATGCAGTAAAGATGAATATCATCATCATGAGAGCATTTATCATGTTGCGGAAAATAGCAGTTAATTATAAGGAGATCATGAACCTCCTGCAACAGATGCGTTTACAATATGACAAACAATTTGGTGAGGTACACAAGGTATTGGAATACCTGTTGCATCCACCACAACCTCCCCGCAGAAAAATTGGATTCCGTAGAAGTGATGAAAATGATTAATAACCTGCATCTGCACCAACGGTGGTATCACAAATTGTGATACCACTAATACCAGCAACCTCATAACAATTTAATATACAACCAGTTGGACTGCACAATTTTAGAAACAGTGGTATCACATTTTGTGATACCACTGTTTCTAAAAAACTGAACTACTCACCATTTTACCTGAAACTGTCACCATAATGAACCGGCGGGCTGTCCGGAAATTTGTGTTATCAATTAAAAAACAAGCGATGACACAAAACAACAAAATTGCCCTGGTTACCGGCGGCAGTCGTGGATTAGGTAAGAATGCAGCACTGATGCTCTCTAAAAAAGGGATCGATGTTATCATTACCTACCGGCAGAAAAAAGAAGAAGCGGAAGAAGTCGTAGCCGGGATCCAACAAAACGGACAGCAGGCAGCAGCCTTACAACTGGAAGTAGGCGACACCTCCTCCTTTGATGGCTTTATACAACAAGTAAGCACTACACTCAACAAGCACTTTGGTAAAACCCAATTCGACTTCCTGGTCAACAATGCGGGTATAGAGGGCTTCAACCCGATTACGGAAACAACGGAAGAATTGTTTGACAACCTCTACAACGTACACCTGAAAGGCACCTATTTTCTTACCCAAAAGGCCTTGCCGCTGCTGGCCAATGGAGGCCGTATCATCAATTTCTCCACCGGTCTTGCCCGTTTTGCCACGCCGGGCTATAGTGCCTATGCGTCTATGAAAGGCGCTATTGAAGTATTTACCCGTTACCTGGCCAAAGAGCTGGGATCAAGGGGCATCACGGCCAATACCATTGCTCCCGGTCCCATTGAGACCGACTTTACCAGGCACGCGCTGGGCAATCCACAGATACGCAATTTCCTGGTAGGACAAACGGCGCTGGCCCGTACAGGATTACCGGAAGATATAGGCGGCGTGATCGCTTTCCTGTGCTCACCGGAAGCCGGATGGGTTAATGCACAAAGAATTGAAGTATCCGGAGGCATTTTCCTGTAAGCTATCCGCAACTGGAATTCTATTATAATAAAAGCAACAAAAAGAAGTTATTGTTGGTCATGTAAGGAGCTGCCCCTAAAGTGGCTCCTTACATTATTAATGAAAAAAGTCATATTTCTATTATTGTTGCCCCTGCTGGCAGAAGCAGTGGTTTCCTGCTGTAATTGCCTGGAACCCGTTATCCAACACTATACCAATAAGACCATTTCCGTTAGCAACCTCGACAATAGCGCACAGGCTCCTATAATATCTTTATCAAATACCGTAATCAAAAAGGCATATGGTATCAGGGTACAATTGGTCCGTGAAAAACTGGCCTGTCTTGAAAAAAGGCAATCCCTCTTTATTTCATCAGCCTATGCTTTTGACTGCCGCTGCCCACCTGCCCAGGAATACAGGCCCAAAGACAGCATCGTATCCGTTAAGATCTACACGCAACAGGCATTTGACAATACCCATACGGCAGGCTCCGACCTATCTGTCTACTTCAAAGTATACAAGCCCCATTACTTCACTACCATTGATGACTATGTAACAAAAACACCGGTAGTATTATTTGATAGCAAGGAATTGCAACCGAACATTGATTTTCTGCTGATGACGCCGCCGGCCATGAATGTGGAACACAAGTTTAAAATTCAGCTCATCCTGTCTGACGGACGGATCCTGGAAGGCGAAACCCCTACCGTAAAACTGATCTGATGCAAAAAAAACATGTACTGTTGTTCATCGCCTGCCTGCCTGTGGTGGCCGTATTGGGCCAGGGGAAAAAACGCAATATGCTGGGCTTGGAATTCCAGGGAAAGCTCTCCATGAATTACGATATATCGTTGACACAATTATTGAACGGTGGACCAACAGATGACCTGCTGGGATACGAGGATCGCACATGCTACCTGCCAATCATTGGCCTATCGCTGTTCTTTGATAAACATTGGGGCTTAGACTTCAACTTTCAGGCAGTCATTTCCAATAAACCATCCCGCAAGGTCGACCAGTTTTCGAAACGGATGCAAGCTGAATACAGCAACCATTATTATGTGGACCCTTTTACCAGTGCTGGTTATACTGACCCGGGAGGCGCTATTCAACGGGGATTTTTAGGCCTGATCTACCGCCTCGAATCCAGACGCTTTTTTATGTACCCCAAATTTTCGTTGGGCATTACTTCTTTTGAGGCTAACTATGGAAGAGCTTACCTGAAAGAGAAGGAGTCCAACAAAGAGTTAATGGTCTTTTATGCAACAGGCAAACCTAATAGAGACCACTTTACAATAGCGGCCTCTTCCGCATTCGGCTACAAACTATGTAAGTGGCTTTACTTTAATGTAGACCTGCAAACCTCCTGGTACAAGACCAATATCTCATACATCAAGACGATCACAGACCTTGAGTCGGGACAAGTCACCAGCGAATCCATCCGTTACAAAAAGAATATCTTCAACCTGGGCCTTGGCGGCGGCTTTATCGTCAGCATAAAATAATAGCCACTAGTACTTGCTTCTTTACTCAGTGCTTTTAAGCAGCAGCAAGATATACTGCCAGCGCATTCCAATTGATAGTATAGCAGACAGGTTTATTGGACCATTATTTTTTTAGTGGTGATCCCTTTGTCCGTTATCACCTGCACACAGTAGGCGCCGGCTTTCAGGAACCGGTGTACAGGCAATGTCTGAACACCCCGCACCTTTGTTTCGAACAATTGTTGCCCTGTCTTATTGATGACACGGATGGCTACCTGATCTGCAGGAGAAAAACCGTTGAAACGTATGGTAAAGTTTCCATCACCCGAAGGATTGGGAAATACCTGTACCAGCTTGTCCTGTGGATCAATATCCACCACACCCGTTACACTGCCCTTATCTACTATTACAAAACTTGCTGACCGCGGTGGTATGCTCAATTTCACATCATTTTCAGCAAGTGCAGCATTAGCTTTCAGGTCCAGGTAATTGGCAGGTCCGCCAGCCACACCTGCCGGCCCATTCCCGTTGACCAGCACCTTACGCGAAAACTCTCCATTGTCTGTATCCCCGGTAAGCGTGTACCAGTAATAACGGTCACCGGAATAGAAGTTCTGAAAATTAAGTTTCACCAATTGCGTGCTTGTGCCTTTATTGACGATCACCACTCCCATTTGTCCTGAACTGAATGTAGAAGCATAACTAACTATATCATTGTTGCCGGTTACTGAAGAGGTTACCATCTGATCACCAAAGTATTTACGGAAATAATACATATGGTAAAAAGATGGCCGGGGTGCCCAGGTGGCAGCCCCGGGCTCATTGCCTGTGCTGAAAGTTCCATGGTCATTGCCGTTATCCCATCCGTTGGCCAGATCCCACCGGGAAGCCTGACCGTATTTATTTTTGATCAACTCACCCAGCGTTAAGGTAGCATGAAGGCCATTGACATGAGATACCATTTGTTTGGAACCTACCGCAAAGATGTTCCACTCCGTTAAAGCAATGGGTTTCAGCGGTACCCCACCCTGCTGTGTAGTGGTGCGCATATAGTTCATCATATTTTGCGTTTCCGTCGCTGCTGTATTGAGGATTACGCTGGCGCTAGAATTTTCATTGTAGGGAGTATAATAAGAATGCACTATGTAAAAATCTGCCGCATTGCCGGCTTTGCCGAAATACCCGCTGTTCCAGGTCCTGTCTACCGGGTTCCAGGAACTCACGGCATCATATTGGATCAGCTGGGCGCCAATATAGATAGTGGCGCCTTTCTCAGTAGCCGCCTTACGCATGGAATCGATAAATACTTTGATGTGCTGCCCGTACAGTTCGCCGCTGATGATCTCCGGCTGGCCATCCTTGTTTTTAGTCACATCAATTTTATAGCCTGCCTGCCAGGGGCCTGCATCTTCATTGCCTATCTCCCAAAACTTTGTGCGACCATTATCATACCGCACCCAGTCTGCAGCCAGGTGAGCGGCCTGCTTTACCGGATCGGCGCTGGTACCATACCGGGCATAACTGTAATTGACGGTGATAATGCCCTTGCTACCGGTTTGCTGCAGCATAGCATAGTAATTGTCGAGCGAGAGCGTCCAGCCGGCTGTATTCTTGCCATACCAATATCCCGCCAGGACTTTCTTGCCATCGGAATCATACAGCGAATCCGGTACATCCACAGGCGGTACACCAGGCAAGCCATTCCAGAAATACACACTGCTGATATTTCCCCCGGGCATACGGATAATGCCGGGAGCGAGGTTTTTAATGTGATCGATCAATACCGGCTCTGTCACCATTTGCGTCATATACGGATTGGCATTGTTGCCAAAAAGATACCCCGGCACTTTAGTGATCACATTATTGGCATCTACCGTTATTGTTACTGCCGGTGTGCCGGTGGGTTTAGCTACATTGTTGAAAGCAGGGGCCGTAATGTTAATAGGCTGCCAATCATTAAGAAAAAAGCCGGGATCCTGGGCATATCCCAGGACCCGGCACCAAACTGCTAACACGAAAACGAATATTCTTTTTCTCACGTCGTATAGTTAAAAGCAAAGCCTTATTTTACGATCTTATATACGCGAATATTATCAATAGCTATATCCAGTTTATCAATGGGCGTTGCAGTATCATTCACAAACATGAATTTTGCGATCTCATCAATGCCGCCAATTACATCACTTACTTTTGCTGCCTGATCGCCTGCTCCATCCGTACCGCTGGCAGATTTTTTCCTGAATTCACTCAAAGGCACGGTAACAGTTATCCAGCCAGTGGACTTGAATCCCGGCTGTGTTTTCCAGGGCTCATACCGGTACATGTACACCCAGGTATCATTAGGGGGCGGGCCGATAAGTAATACGCCGGTAGACCAGGGCTCTTTCACATAGATATCAAATTTCATAGCATAGTTAGCAGCGGGATTATTCAATTCAGAAGCCGGCAGCCAGTCTTTTGCGTTGGTAATTACCCCTCTTTTGCCATTCCACCAATCCCAGTTATTGCCTGAAATGGCATCCTGCTGCAGGTGGGCATATTTACCATGGTTGCCTGGAAACAAACCCGCATCATCCGTGATCGTACAACCCCAGGAAAAATTATTGATATTATCGAAGTTGGAGATCATGCCCGTAGCATAATCATTGAACAGAAAAAGGGAAGTGCCTGTCCCGAATTTTGTAACTACCTGCAGCGGGCCCGCCTGGGTAACACCAGCGGGTACCGTTACATCTATTGAAGTGCCCGCAGCCACTGTACCCAGGTTGGTAGTGACCGCTATACCTCCGGGAAAGATCACTTTCTCCACAAAAAAGAAGTTATTACCCCTGATGGTAATACGCTCTCCTGCCAGGGCATTTTCATTGGAAGCTGATAAAAGTACAGCAGGAGGTGGCACAACAGGGAAGTTAAATACCACCTCTCCATTCCTGGTAACAACCTTCACCGTGTTCAACTGGGCTGGGTCGAGGCTTGCAAAAGGCATATCGGCAGGGATGGTCACTACGATATTGTCATCGGCCAGCAAGGCGGAATTAAAGGGAGTGGGATACCCATTGAAATAGATACGCGTGGTAGAAGCAAATCCATTGCCCTGGATGACCACTGTTTGACCGGGACCTGCCAGGGTAAGTGTAGAATCGTTGGGAGCCGGGCTAATGGCCCTCAGCTTTGTAATGACCGGCTTGCCGTCACTGTCCTTTTTACAGGCCCACAAGCCTGTCAGCAGAACCAACAGCAGTACTAGTATAGGAAAATTATATTTGCGCATGTTGCGGATATTATGGTGTTAGGAATGTATTAATCGGGCAAGACACTGAAATCAAATGCAACAGGAGGTTTTGCCAGGTTAGGCGCTTTTACCAGTTCAGCTTCCGGCAAAGGCAAATACATTGTTTGATCAGTAACCGGGTATTTCTTGGTATCATATACCGCTGTCCAGGTACGCGGATTGGTAGTGCCCGTATTGTAGGTCAGTGTATACGCTCCTTTGTCCTGGTCATCGATAATGGCTTTGGCCTTGGTGGGATTGAAATAATACAAACGCATCAACTCATACCAATAGATCCCTTCGAACACCGTTTCAATTCTTTTCTCCAGGAAGATATCATCAAAGGTGATGGATGCTTTCGCAGGCATACCAGCCCTTGTGCGTACAGCATTGTAATACTTTAATGCTTCTGCATCGGCTGTACTGGCCGCATCGCCCAAAATAGATTCTGCATAAATGAGGTACACTTCTGCCAGGCGCAACATATAGGTATTGATGTAAGCGCACATCTCACTGCCCTTGCCCCCATTGTCCTTAACAGAACCAATAATGTATTTCTTGGTATTGGCTACATCAGTGGCCGTGAAATTATAACCGCCGAGGTCTTTGCGTATCTCCGGATAAAAATCACCCTGGAACATAAAGGTGGCTTTGCGCCGTACGGAATCGGCAGGATTGGCCAGGTAATATTTAATCAGGTTGGCCGAGGCACCATGGGCTGCACCCCATCCATCCCAGCTACCGGTAATATCTCCGTTGCGGGCCATATAGGCCTGGAAAGAATTATTAATGCCCCAGGGGTCTTTGATAGGCATCCACTGGATGGAGAACAAACTTTCTTTGTTGTTCTTTGAACTGTTGTGGTTCTCCCCACGAAACAGATCATAATAATTTGGCTCCAGTACAAAGGGGCTGTTGCGTATCACATCGCCTGCATAATATTTGGCGCTGTCCAGGTCCGTCTTGCGACGAGTGCCCGGACTTCCTACACCGGCGCGGGTGAGATACATACGGGCCAGCATGCCTTCGGCAGAGTACTTGGTGATCCGGCCCTCAGCAAAAGCGGTGATGGGCAAATTCTTAGCCGCATAGGTCATGTCCTTAATGATCAGCTCCCAGATGCTTTCAATGGTATTGCGAGGCACATTAGGATCGCCCATCTGTTTTACATTGTCGTAGATGATGGGCACAGCACCCCAGTTGCTCACCAGGAAGTAATAGCCCAGGCCGCGCATAAAACGGCATTCTG encodes:
- a CDS encoding SusC/RagA family TonB-linked outer membrane protein, giving the protein MKRLLMLLVLAAVSLHLTAQTRQIKGKVTDDSNVPLAAVSVMIKGATKGTQTDAEGNFTLITSDNGNISLVISFTGYTSITVPANSNTPLTIKLSKSNSSLDDVVVIGYQTIRRRDVTGSVSSVSGRDLKDIPLSSAAEAITGRLAGVQVITTEGKPGADIQVRVRGGNSITQDNSPLYIVDGIQVENALSLLSPQEIETIDVLKDAASTAIYGARGANGVVIITTKGGKAMKTQVTYNGYAGMRNIVNKLAVMSPYDYVKYQYQIYNYNTNQETKNTFRDNYGRWEDIELYKKMPFTDWQDAVFGQNAFNHTHVLGLTGGDKNTTFNFNLNHTNEEGIMLNSGFVRTLAALKLDHKVTDRLRVGVNARYSRQRVDGVGTSNTGTQSTNRLRNAVRFRPFVAPGLESQVDEFDPDYANLTNLTSPVILANQELRYDYRNDIIVNGYASLEIIKGLTFKTVLGINQTSRKTNNFNGVATSIARQNANMPVVQIGEGDVFSLTNSNTVSYKLKLEGGHSLDLMAGQEIWQQKSNNTNITTKWLPVDITPEQAFAGIQKATPPNLLIQDAPTTSQAEERLLSFFGRVNYSWNGKYIANFTVRRDGSSKFAEQNRNAVFPSMSLAWKLSEEKFMENMSFFSDMKLRFSLGSSGNNRIPTDLYKTMFAANSNDGYAFNESVIPGFTAAELANINLKWETTISRNLGLDFSLLNNRLTASVDVYYNSTKDLLLKAKIPQTSGYSTQYQNVGKTSNRGIEFQLAGNIMNTKDFTWNANFNIAFNKNKIESLGIDPTGQPLKSYLEMAGWISATYQDFLVEVGQPMGQFYGYVTDGFYTVDDFDYDAATQKYTIKAGIPDSRDVALGNREPQPGDLKLKKLSKTTDMRIGANDRTVLGNAQPKFIGGFNQQFSYKGFDASIFMNFSVGNKVYNANKIEFTTQYLYRDNNMLAIMNDRWKWYDENGLKVNDPAQLSKLNAETKYWTPPGGQYFLHSFAIEDGSFLRISNVTLGYSVPQSLLKRTKVFSQFRVYATVNNLATLTGYSGFDPEANTRRSNPLTPGVDYAAYPRSRYILAGINVTF
- a CDS encoding LacI family DNA-binding transcriptional regulator, translated to MKFEAVTIKDIAKALGISTSTVSRALRDSYEISPETKQLVLDCAEKLNYRPNPIALSLKEKRSRSIGVVVCEIANSFFSQIINGIESISYDRGYNVIISQSHESYEREVMDLRYLASRSVDGLLISVSTETNDISHLKALHEKGLPIVFFDRITEEINTHSVIVDNFKGAYEATEHLVQNGYKRIAAIANSEFLSITTERLAGYREALLSNGLPPDDAYIKHCFYGGMIFSEIEEAVNRLFTLKQKPDAIVTMADKLTSGCLKTLKRRGLTVPDDIALVGFSNSDIAELISPPLTVVRQPAYEIGRDATELLLQLIESKRPVKQFEKRTLTPELQVRESSFPKK
- a CDS encoding ORF6N domain-containing protein → MAKSTSKVVIPEEGIIKKILVLRGERVILDFHIAEIFGVETRALKQAVKRNMDRFPKDFMFRLTKKEMESVVSQNVIPHIKYLGGATPFAFTETGVAMLSGVLKSENAVKMNIIIMRAFIMLRKIAVNYKEIMNLLQQMRLQYDKQFGEVHKVLEYLLHPPQPPRRKIGFRRSDEND
- a CDS encoding SDR family oxidoreductase encodes the protein MTQNNKIALVTGGSRGLGKNAALMLSKKGIDVIITYRQKKEEAEEVVAGIQQNGQQAAALQLEVGDTSSFDGFIQQVSTTLNKHFGKTQFDFLVNNAGIEGFNPITETTEELFDNLYNVHLKGTYFLTQKALPLLANGGRIINFSTGLARFATPGYSAYASMKGAIEVFTRYLAKELGSRGITANTIAPGPIETDFTRHALGNPQIRNFLVGQTALARTGLPEDIGGVIAFLCSPEAGWVNAQRIEVSGGIFL
- a CDS encoding DUF5034 domain-containing protein; amino-acid sequence: MKKVIFLLLLPLLAEAVVSCCNCLEPVIQHYTNKTISVSNLDNSAQAPIISLSNTVIKKAYGIRVQLVREKLACLEKRQSLFISSAYAFDCRCPPAQEYRPKDSIVSVKIYTQQAFDNTHTAGSDLSVYFKVYKPHYFTTIDDYVTKTPVVLFDSKELQPNIDFLLMTPPAMNVEHKFKIQLILSDGRILEGETPTVKLI
- a CDS encoding T9SS type A sorting domain-containing protein — translated: MRKRIFVFVLAVWCRVLGYAQDPGFFLNDWQPINITAPAFNNVAKPTGTPAVTITVDANNVITKVPGYLFGNNANPYMTQMVTEPVLIDHIKNLAPGIIRMPGGNISSVYFWNGLPGVPPVDVPDSLYDSDGKKVLAGYWYGKNTAGWTLSLDNYYAMLQQTGSKGIITVNYSYARYGTSADPVKQAAHLAADWVRYDNGRTKFWEIGNEDAGPWQAGYKIDVTKNKDGQPEIISGELYGQHIKVFIDSMRKAATEKGATIYIGAQLIQYDAVSSWNPVDRTWNSGYFGKAGNAADFYIVHSYYTPYNENSSASVILNTAATETQNMMNYMRTTTQQGGVPLKPIALTEWNIFAVGSKQMVSHVNGLHATLTLGELIKNKYGQASRWDLANGWDNGNDHGTFSTGNEPGAATWAPRPSFYHMYYFRKYFGDQMVTSSVTGNNDIVSYASTFSSGQMGVVIVNKGTSTQLVKLNFQNFYSGDRYYWYTLTGDTDNGEFSRKVLVNGNGPAGVAGGPANYLDLKANAALAENDVKLSIPPRSASFVIVDKGSVTGVVDIDPQDKLVQVFPNPSGDGNFTIRFNGFSPADQVAIRVINKTGQQLFETKVRGVQTLPVHRFLKAGAYCVQVITDKGITTKKIMVQ
- a CDS encoding glycan-binding surface protein, which produces MRKYNFPILVLLLVLLTGLWACKKDSDGKPVITKLRAISPAPNDSTLTLAGPGQTVVIQGNGFASTTRIYFNGYPTPFNSALLADDNIVVTIPADMPFASLDPAQLNTVKVVTRNGEVVFNFPVVPPPAVLLSASNENALAGERITIRGNNFFFVEKVIFPGGIAVTTNLGTVAAGTSIDVTVPAGVTQAGPLQVVTKFGTGTSLFLFNDYATGMISNFDNINNFSWGCTITDDAGLFPGNHGKYAHLQQDAISGNNWDWWNGKRGVITNAKDWLPASELNNPAANYAMKFDIYVKEPWSTGVLLIGPPPNDTWVYMYRYEPWKTQPGFKSTGWITVTVPLSEFRKKSASGTDGAGDQAAKVSDVIGGIDEIAKFMFVNDTATPIDKLDIAIDNIRVYKIVK
- a CDS encoding RagB/SusD family nutrient uptake outer membrane protein, which encodes MNKLLTILLLLTLVAAQSCNKEFLNRPPEDQLIADIFYKTTDEVRAGTAPLYNIVWFDYNDKAALSFGDARGGNMISNDRDAFYRFAISATDVNTLLPAYKSFYKIIAQSNQTMANIRNNATTVPDDVRRGAIAECRFMRGLGYYFLVSNWGAVPIIYDNVKQMGDPNVPRNTIESIWELIIKDMTYAAKNLPITAFAEGRITKYSAEGMLARMYLTRAGVGSPGTRRKTDLDSAKYYAGDVIRNSPFVLEPNYYDLFRGENHNSSKNNKESLFSIQWMPIKDPWGINNSFQAYMARNGDITGSWDGWGAAHGASANLIKYYLANPADSVRRKATFMFQGDFYPEIRKDLGGYNFTATDVANTKKYIIGSVKDNGGKGSEMCAYINTYMLRLAEVYLIYAESILGDAASTADAEALKYYNAVRTRAGMPAKASITFDDIFLEKRIETVFEGIYWYELMRLYYFNPTKAKAIIDDQDKGAYTLTYNTGTTNPRTWTAVYDTKKYPVTDQTMYLPLPEAELVKAPNLAKPPVAFDFSVLPD